The DNA region AGCAGCAGCACGCGCCGCGTCATGGGGATCGCGGCTCGGACCGCGCGAGGATGCCCCGAGACGGCGCGAATCCCGCGCGCGCGTACAGCGTGCGGCTGCCCTCGGTGGGCCAGAGGATCACGGAATGCGCATGGACGGCGTGGCAGTGGGCGAGCGCCGCGTCGAGCAGGGCCTGCCCCACACCGCCGCGCGCCTCCGGCACCACATAGAGGTTGGAGAGGTAGGCGTGTGACTCCGGCTCCACCACCGGGTTGGGGATCTTCTCGATCAACTGCAGCCAGATGTTGCCCACGGTGACGCCGTCGCGTTCGGCCACCCATGCCTGCCAGCGGCCGTGCGGGCCGAGCGCGCCGCGCATCCAGGCCTCGCAGCGCACCAGGAACGCTTCGTGGGACGTGGCGGCCGGCGCGTCCGCGGTGCGGAAATCCCAGCGGAGTTCGGCCAGCCGCCGGGTATCGTGGACGGAGGCGGCGCGGATGCGCACGCCAGACGGTCGTGGGGAAGCCACCGGGAGGTCACCTGCGAGTCGAAAGTGAGTCCCGGTATTCTACGTCATGGCGGGCTAGCCGTCGCCCCCCGTGCCGCTCGTCTTGGACGCGACCCAGTTTAGATCCAGCCCCAGGGTTTGAACCAGGTGCGGGCCATGCGGAATTCCTCGCGGCTGGTGGACGGCGTGATCCGAATGGACTTTACAGTGCAAAGCATGTTCCGGCGGCGCAAGGACGACCGCGACCCGGTTGCCCAACTGCGGGCCGGGCGCGCATTGTTCAGGCGGTGCATCGCCTCCCCCAACATCCGCACAACTTTCCGTCGACGTCCATCGAGGACCATCATGCGACATCGTGCTGTACTCGTGGCGGCCCTGGCCGCCCTTGGCCCGGCCGCCCTCGCCGCCCAAGCACCCAAGACCGTCACGGCCGCCGACTACGCGCGCGCCGAGAAGTTCATGGGCTACTACACCAATGCGCTCGTCACCGGCGGCGGCGTCAGTCCGGCCTGGATGGCCGGGGACCGCTTCTGGTACCGCGCCTCGACGCCGCAGGGTACGGAATTCGTGCTGGTCGATCCGGCTCGCGGTACCAAGGTGCCGGCGTTCGACCACGCCAAGCTCGCGGCCGCGCTCTCGGCGACCACGGGACGGCCGTTCGACGCGAACCACCTGCCCTTCGCCCAGATCGACCTCTCCGCCGACGGCCGCATGGTGTCGTTCGACGCGGCGGGCCGCCACTACCGCTGCGACGTCGGCGGCGCGCAGTGCACCGATGAGGGAGCGGCTACGAACCGCGGACGCGGCTTCGGACGTGGAGGGCGCGGCGGGGGTGGCGGCGCGCCTGGCCAGCCGCCCGAATCGCTTTCCCCCGACGGCCAGCATGCCGTGTTCATCCGCGATTGGAACCTCTGGGTGCGCGACGTGGCCACGGGCGAGGTGCGGCAGCTGACGCACGACGGCGTCGAGAACTTCGGCTACGCCACCGACAACGCCGGCTGGACGAGCAGCGACCGGCCAATCGTGCTCTGGTCGCCCGATTCGAAGAAGGTGGCCACCTACCAGCAGGACCAGCGCAACGACGGCGACATGTATCTCGTCGAGACGCGGGTGGGTCATCCCGTGCTGAAGGCGTGGAAGTACCCGCTTCCCGGCGACAGCATCATCACGATGATCCAGCGGGTGATCATCGACGTCGACGCCGGCACCGTCGTGCGGCTCAAGATGCCGCCCGACCAGCACCGCACGTCGATCTGCGACGACATCTCGTGCAGCGGGGAGTTGACCGATGCCGAGTGGAGCCCCGACTCCAAGACCCTCGCGTTCCTCTCCACGTCGCGCGACCATCGCGACGAGCATCTGCGCGTGACCGACGCCGCCACCGGCGACGTGCGCGACATCATGGAAGAGAAAGTGCCCGACTTCTTCGAGTCGGGGTTCAACATGGTCAACTGGCACTACCTGCCCACGTCCAACGAGATCATCTGGTATTCGGAACGCACCAACTGGGGCCATCTGTACCTGTACGACCTGGCCACGGGCCATCTCAAGAACGCCATCACCAGCGGCGATTGGAAGGTGCTGCAGGTGCGGAACGTCGACCAACCGCACCGCACGATCTACTTCACCGCCGCGGGACGCGAGCGCGGCGACCCGTATTTCGAGTACTTCTATCGCGTGAACTTCGACGGCTCGGGGCTCGAGCTGCTCACGCCCGACAGCGCCAACCATACCATCCAGATGGCGCCCGACGGCCGGTACTTCGTGGACACGTACTCCACGCCGCAGACGCCGTCCGTGACGGTGCTGCGCAACGACGAGGGCCGCGTCATCACCACCCTCGACAAGCAGGACATCTCCAAGCTGCTCGCCACGGGGTGGAAGCCGCCGCGGTCGATCATCGTCAAGGCGCGGGACGGCAGGACGGACCTCTACGGCCTGATGTACACGCCCACCCACATGGTGCCCGGCCGCAAGTATCCGATCATCAATCACATCTATCCGGGCCCGCAGACGGGCAGCGTGGGCGGCCGCAGCTTCTCGGCGGCGCGCGGCGACGCGCAGGCGCTGGCCGAACTGGGGTTCGTGGTGGTCGAGATCGACGCCATGGGCACACCCATGCGCTCGCACTCGTTCCAGGCGGAGTACTACGGCAAGATGGGCACCGACGGCGGGCTCCCCGACCAGGTGACCGGCATGAAGCAGCTGGCGGCGCGCTATCCGTTCATCGATCTCGACAAGGCCGGGATCTACGGCCACTCGGGCGGCGGGCTCGCCACGGCCGATGCGATGTTCCGCTATCCCGACTTCTTCAAGGTGGGCGTCTCGGAATCGGGCAATCACGACCAGGCCGAATACGAGGACGACTGGGGCGAGAAGTGGCAGGGATTGGACGTGAAGCTCCCCGACGGCACGTGGAGCTACGATGCGCAGTCGAACGAGTCGGTGGCCAAGAATCTCAAGGGCCATCTCCTGCTGGCGCACGGCACGATGGACAACAACGTGCCACCGTACAACACGCTGCTCGTGGTGGATTCGCTGATCAAGTACAACAAGGACTTCGACCTGATCATGATCCCCAACAAGCCGCACGGCTACGGCGACGCGACGAACTACATGATGCGGCGCCGGTGGGACTACTTCGTCCGGTATCTCATGGGCGCGACGCCGCCGCACGAATATCTGATGAAGCCGCCGGCGAATCCGGGGTTCGGGCGGCGGGGAGGGTGACCCTGCGATAGTCCCACCCCGCCCCAACGGCAGGCAGACAGCCGCGCGTGGCTAGCTACTAGCCGCGCGCGGCTGTCTGCCTGCTGCCATCCGTTCGCCGCTACGGGATGATCTTCGTCCCGGCCAGCTTGTCGTACGCCGACAGATCGTTCTTCATGAATGCCTCATACGCGCCCTTCCCCGCCGCGAGGTCCTTCTCGATCATCTGCAGGACCTCCATCGACGTATCCGTCGGCTTGTAATCCGACCCGCCCGCGACGTCGCCACCGCCCCCACCCACTTCGGCGTACAGCCAGATCAGGTTGAGATACACCTTGTCGGCCGTGACGAAGTACTTGTCGTCGCTGTTCAGGTTCTCGCGCGAGATGAGCATCGTCTCGACATTCATCAACTTGTCGTTCATCGCCGCCAGCGCCTTCTGGCGGTCGGCGTCACCGCCCGCGGCCTTGGCCTGCTCCTCGAGCGCGTGCCGCATGACCTCGAGCCGGTTGATCATCCCCACCGTCTCGTTCATGTCGCCGCGAATGCGGAGCTGCGCCTGGAGCGACGCCTCGAGATCGGCCTGCGAGCTGGCGATGGCCGGATCGGGGATCACCTCGAACGGCCGCGTATAGCTCTTGCCGTCCACGGTGAGTTTGGCGGTGTATTTCCCGGGCACCGCCATCGGTCCCGCGCGCTGCGGCCCCTCGATCCCCCAGTGGGTCACCGGGCGCGTGTCCTTGCCCTTGAACCGCGGTTCATCCCA from Gemmatimonadaceae bacterium includes:
- a CDS encoding GNAT family N-acetyltransferase; its protein translation is MRIRAASVHDTRRLAELRWDFRTADAPAATSHEAFLVRCEAWMRGALGPHGRWQAWVAERDGVTVGNIWLQLIEKIPNPVVEPESHAYLSNLYVVPEARGGVGQALLDAALAHCHAVHAHSVILWPTEGSRTLYARAGFAPSRGILARSEPRSP
- a CDS encoding DPP IV N-terminal domain-containing protein, with translation MRHRAVLVAALAALGPAALAAQAPKTVTAADYARAEKFMGYYTNALVTGGGVSPAWMAGDRFWYRASTPQGTEFVLVDPARGTKVPAFDHAKLAAALSATTGRPFDANHLPFAQIDLSADGRMVSFDAAGRHYRCDVGGAQCTDEGAATNRGRGFGRGGRGGGGGAPGQPPESLSPDGQHAVFIRDWNLWVRDVATGEVRQLTHDGVENFGYATDNAGWTSSDRPIVLWSPDSKKVATYQQDQRNDGDMYLVETRVGHPVLKAWKYPLPGDSIITMIQRVIIDVDAGTVVRLKMPPDQHRTSICDDISCSGELTDAEWSPDSKTLAFLSTSRDHRDEHLRVTDAATGDVRDIMEEKVPDFFESGFNMVNWHYLPTSNEIIWYSERTNWGHLYLYDLATGHLKNAITSGDWKVLQVRNVDQPHRTIYFTAAGRERGDPYFEYFYRVNFDGSGLELLTPDSANHTIQMAPDGRYFVDTYSTPQTPSVTVLRNDEGRVITTLDKQDISKLLATGWKPPRSIIVKARDGRTDLYGLMYTPTHMVPGRKYPIINHIYPGPQTGSVGGRSFSAARGDAQALAELGFVVVEIDAMGTPMRSHSFQAEYYGKMGTDGGLPDQVTGMKQLAARYPFIDLDKAGIYGHSGGGLATADAMFRYPDFFKVGVSESGNHDQAEYEDDWGEKWQGLDVKLPDGTWSYDAQSNESVAKNLKGHLLLAHGTMDNNVPPYNTLLVVDSLIKYNKDFDLIMIPNKPHGYGDATNYMMRRRWDYFVRYLMGATPPHEYLMKPPANPGFGRRGG